A window from Agrobacterium tumefaciens encodes these proteins:
- a CDS encoding TerC family protein translates to MESVLPLLSDPAAWVALVTLIVMEVVLGIDNLIFISILTNKLPPEQREKARKIGIGLALIMRLGLLGTVAWIVQLTTPVFEVFGHAFSWKDMILIAGGLFLMWKATKEIHHNVDPEDHKEDMVGGPAAMNFGAAIGQILLLDLVFSVDSIITAVGMTPHLPIMIVAVIVAVAVMLLAATPLANFIERNPTIVMLALAFLMMIGTTLIAEGMGFHVPKGYVYAAMAFSALVELLNMLARNARRRKKAGAGEVH, encoded by the coding sequence ATGGAGTCCGTTCTCCCGCTTCTGTCCGACCCCGCCGCCTGGGTGGCGCTTGTCACTCTGATCGTCATGGAGGTCGTGCTCGGCATCGACAACCTGATCTTCATCTCCATCCTCACCAACAAGCTGCCGCCGGAACAGCGAGAAAAAGCCCGCAAGATCGGCATCGGACTTGCGCTCATTATGCGCCTTGGCCTGCTCGGCACCGTGGCGTGGATCGTGCAGCTCACCACGCCGGTCTTCGAAGTCTTCGGCCATGCCTTCTCGTGGAAGGACATGATCCTCATCGCCGGCGGTCTCTTCCTGATGTGGAAGGCCACCAAGGAAATCCACCACAATGTCGATCCTGAAGACCACAAGGAAGACATGGTGGGCGGCCCGGCCGCGATGAATTTCGGCGCCGCCATCGGCCAGATCCTGCTGCTCGACCTCGTTTTCTCGGTGGACAGCATCATCACCGCCGTCGGCATGACCCCGCATCTGCCGATCATGATCGTCGCGGTCATCGTCGCCGTTGCCGTGATGCTGCTTGCAGCAACCCCGCTTGCCAACTTCATCGAGCGCAACCCGACTATCGTCATGCTGGCGCTCGCCTTCCTGATGATGATCGGTACGACGCTGATCGCCGAAGGCATGGGCTTCCATGTACCCAAGGGCTACGTCTATGCCGCCATGGCCTTTTCGGCACTAGTGGAACTGCTCAACATGCTGGCCCGCAATGCGCGCCGCCGTAAGAAGGCGGGCGCGGGCGAGGTTCACTGA